The Aequorivita sublithincola DSM 14238 genome window below encodes:
- the gldL gene encoding gliding motility protein GldL, with amino-acid sequence MAQARSSKKLFNMAYGLGASIVILGALFKILHWEIGPLNGGILLAVGLITEAIIFAISAFEPVDDDLDWSLVYPELAGGAVSNRKAIKEPEDAQGLLSKKLDDMLKDARIDSELMSSLTTSIRSFEGATKSMAPTADAMNSTKKYSEEMALAAAQMDSLNSLYKVQIESTSRQAEANERVAENAEQLKQQMQHLATNLSSLNGVYGGMLSAMTNRN; translated from the coding sequence ATGGCACAAGCAAGATCATCAAAAAAATTATTTAACATGGCCTATGGCCTAGGAGCGTCTATTGTAATTTTAGGAGCACTTTTCAAAATTCTTCACTGGGAAATAGGTCCTTTAAACGGAGGTATTCTTTTGGCAGTTGGACTTATTACTGAAGCAATTATTTTTGCAATCTCTGCTTTTGAACCAGTAGATGATGATTTAGATTGGTCTTTGGTTTATCCAGAATTGGCAGGTGGTGCTGTAAGTAATAGAAAAGCAATTAAAGAGCCAGAAGATGCACAAGGTCTTTTGTCTAAAAAATTAGATGACATGCTAAAAGATGCTCGCATAGATTCAGAATTAATGAGCAGCCTTACAACAAGCATCCGTTCTTTTGAAGGTGCTACAAAAAGTATGGCACCTACGGCTGATGCAATGAACTCTACTAAAAAATACAGCGAAGAGATGGCTCTTGCAGCTGCCCAAATGGATTCATTAAACAGTCTTTATAAAGTTCAGATAGAATCAACAAGCAGACAGGCTGAAGCTAACGAAAGAGTGGCTGAAAACGCAGAACAACTAAAACAACAAATGCAGCATTTAGCTACTAACCTTTCTTCATTGAACGGTGTTTATGGAGGTATGCTTTCTGCAATGACTAATAGAAACTAG
- the gldK gene encoding gliding motility lipoprotein GldK produces MKKFIALTAIVAFLFSCNSGDRGELVGAKGKKWYPQKPFGMTLIPGGSFIMGKSDDDFVAVNDAPTKTVTVRSFYMDETEITNAEYRQFVNWVKDSTVRLRLAIIADEEGKTPGDGGVGEFAFVDQENEEMTPYQQYMYDNYFGMGEDYYAGRKLNDKVDLIWDTAKYPDEYYSEVMDTMYIPIEESYNGQRTIDVSKLKFQYTYMDIESAARDKSKRRKDFIKKEELNIYPDTTVWIRDFNYSYNEPMHNDYFWHEAYGDYPVVGVTWKQAKAFCAWRTLYKNSYQKSKKRNFVNSFRLPGEAEWEYAARGGLESATYPWGGPYAKNDRGCFLANFKPLRGDYAADQALYTVEAKSYEPNDFNLYNMSGNVSEWVASSYDPASYDFSSTMNPNVNDPDNMRKVVRGGSWKDIAYFLQVSTRDYEYADSARSYIGFRTVQDYMGTDVVLNQNFGDAR; encoded by the coding sequence ATGAAGAAGTTTATTGCATTAACTGCGATCGTTGCCTTTTTATTCAGTTGTAACTCCGGAGATCGTGGAGAACTGGTGGGGGCAAAGGGTAAAAAGTGGTATCCTCAAAAACCTTTTGGAATGACGCTTATCCCAGGTGGATCCTTCATCATGGGTAAAAGCGACGATGATTTTGTTGCAGTAAATGATGCGCCAACCAAGACGGTTACAGTGCGTTCTTTTTACATGGATGAAACCGAAATTACCAATGCGGAGTACCGTCAATTTGTGAATTGGGTAAAAGATTCAACAGTTAGATTGCGTCTTGCTATTATAGCAGATGAGGAAGGCAAAACCCCAGGTGATGGTGGTGTAGGTGAATTTGCCTTCGTAGATCAGGAAAATGAAGAAATGACTCCATACCAACAGTATATGTACGACAATTACTTCGGGATGGGAGAAGATTACTACGCTGGAAGAAAATTGAATGACAAAGTAGATTTAATCTGGGATACTGCAAAGTATCCAGACGAGTACTATTCTGAAGTGATGGATACAATGTACATCCCTATTGAAGAATCATACAATGGTCAGCGAACTATTGACGTAAGTAAATTGAAATTTCAATATACTTATATGGATATAGAATCTGCAGCACGAGATAAATCGAAGAGACGAAAAGATTTTATCAAAAAAGAGGAGCTGAACATTTATCCAGATACTACTGTTTGGATTAGAGATTTCAACTATTCTTACAATGAGCCAATGCACAATGATTATTTTTGGCACGAAGCTTATGGTGATTATCCAGTAGTTGGTGTTACTTGGAAGCAAGCAAAAGCCTTTTGTGCGTGGAGAACCTTGTATAAAAATTCGTATCAAAAATCAAAAAAGCGAAATTTCGTAAACTCCTTCCGTCTTCCAGGTGAAGCAGAATGGGAGTATGCAGCTCGCGGTGGTCTAGAATCTGCAACTTACCCTTGGGGTGGCCCTTATGCTAAAAATGACCGTGGTTGTTTTTTAGCTAACTTTAAGCCGCTACGTGGCGATTATGCAGCAGATCAAGCTCTTTACACAGTTGAAGCAAAATCATATGAGCCGAACGATTTTAACCTATACAATATGTCAGGAAACGTTTCGGAATGGGTAGCTTCTTCATACGATCCTGCTTCTTATGATTTTTCCTCCACAATGAACCCTAATGTAAACGATCCAGATAATATGCGGAAAGTTGTAAGAGGTGGTTCTTGGAAAGATATTGCTTATTTCCTTCAAGTAAGCACCCGAGATTATGAATATGCGGATTCTGCTAGAAGTTATATAGGCTTCAGAACCGTTCAGGATTATATGGGTACTGACGTTGTTTTAAACCAAAACTTTGGCGACGCACGTTAA
- a CDS encoding formimidoylglutamase, with protein sequence MIEFLAPVSKKILAHREVLPLGTLGKQIEIHSKIGELPNLKDVKFAILGIKENRADVNFIGAEISFDSYRKTLYSLYPGNWNYNIIDIGDIEKGETAEDTRFAAKEVIAALLKKNIVPLILGGSQDLGYSQYRAYDGIGEMVNVVNIDNRFDLGNAELPISNKSYVGKMVVDKPYNLFNYSVLGYQSFFNAPQEIALMDKLFFDAYRLGEICADLTLVEPIMRDADMVTLDVTAIKSAELSYKNNESPNGFDGREICAISRYAGISNKVKSFGVFELSDSIESKSGAMLVAQILWYFIEGVNFRVEDDNFDNEKLFTSYKVPVDDEVLEFKKSNKTERWWIVLPFISNVNNKLKRRTLLPCTYGEYLSACNQEIPERWLKARHKNEV encoded by the coding sequence ATGATAGAATTTTTAGCTCCAGTTTCTAAAAAAATATTGGCTCATCGTGAAGTTTTGCCGCTGGGAACTTTAGGAAAACAAATAGAAATCCATTCCAAAATTGGGGAATTACCTAATTTAAAGGATGTAAAATTCGCAATTCTCGGAATAAAGGAAAACCGAGCAGATGTAAATTTTATTGGTGCAGAAATTTCTTTTGATTCCTATAGAAAAACACTTTATTCATTATATCCCGGAAATTGGAATTATAATATAATTGATATTGGCGATATTGAAAAAGGCGAAACAGCCGAAGATACTCGCTTTGCAGCAAAAGAAGTTATTGCAGCCTTATTAAAAAAAAACATAGTCCCTCTAATTCTTGGTGGAAGTCAGGATTTGGGCTACTCGCAGTACCGCGCGTATGACGGAATAGGCGAAATGGTAAATGTAGTAAACATAGACAACCGCTTTGATCTTGGGAATGCAGAATTGCCTATTTCAAACAAATCCTATGTTGGAAAAATGGTCGTGGACAAACCCTATAATCTGTTTAATTATAGTGTTTTAGGTTACCAATCGTTTTTCAATGCGCCACAGGAAATTGCATTAATGGATAAATTATTTTTTGATGCATATAGATTAGGCGAAATTTGTGCAGATTTAACTTTAGTGGAACCCATAATGCGTGATGCAGATATGGTTACCTTAGATGTTACCGCAATAAAAAGCGCAGAATTAAGTTATAAAAACAACGAAAGCCCCAATGGTTTTGACGGTCGTGAAATTTGTGCAATTTCTCGTTATGCCGGCATTAGCAATAAAGTAAAGTCCTTTGGTGTTTTTGAATTAAGTGATTCTATTGAAAGTAAAAGCGGCGCAATGCTCGTTGCTCAGATACTTTGGTACTTTATTGAAGGCGTTAATTTTAGAGTAGAAGATGATAATTTTGACAATGAAAAGTTATTTACTTCTTATAAAGTGCCAGTAGATGATGAAGTATTAGAGTTTAAGAAGAGCAATAAAACAGAACGCTGGTGGATTGTTTTGCCTTTTATTTCAAATGTTAATAATAAATTAAAAAGGCGTACGTTATTACCTTGCACTTATGGCGAATATTTGAGTGCTTGTAATCAGGAAATTCCTGAGCGGTGGTTGAAAGCCCGCCACAAGAATGAAGTATAA
- the topA gene encoding type I DNA topoisomerase codes for MAKNLVIVESPAKAKTIEKFLGKDFKVSSSFGHIADLPSKELGVDVAGDFTPKYIVSSDKKKLVAELKALSKTAEMVWLASDEDREGEAIAWHLAEELKLDKNKTKRIVFHEITKTAILKAIENPRQIDYNLVNAQQARRVLDRLVGYELSPVLWKKVKGGLSAGRVQSVAVRLIVEREREIEGFTAVGSYRIDAEFTTLEGSKFKAKLPKNFDTEEEAREFLRKNLGANYKISDLTKKPASKSPAAPFTTSTIQQEAARKLYFSVGKTMTIAQRLYEAGLITYMRTDSVNLSNDAKNAAQKEITSSYGKEYSKPRDYKSKSKGAQEAHEAIRPTDMSLHNITGDHDQARLYDLIWKRTLASQMSDAQLERTNVKIDVLSKEKVSEHFSANGEMIKFDGFLKVYLEGTDFEEEEQEGMLPNMKNGETLENNYITATERFTRPPYRFTEASLVKQLEELGIGRPSTYAPTISTIISRNYVEKGTVEGVERKYLQLTLQKENIKDKNLTETVGSDKGKLVPTDIGLIVNDFLVEHFQDIMDYNFTAKVEQDFDDIAEGKEEWTKMMKDFYGKFHPQVEHVEETADRESGERILGEDPETGRTVLVRLGKYGPMAQIGAPDDDEKKFASLRPDQQLHLVTFEEVMDLFKLPKTLGIYDGEEVEVNNGRFGPYVRLDKTFISLPKGMDPLDVDMAFAKELIEEKKKADAPIYMYEDLPVQKGVGRFGPFIKWNSMFINVNKKYDFDNLSNEDIEQLIEDKKQKEIDKLIQEWPEEKIRIEKARWGRFNLIKGKTKVELPKGTEADKITLEEAKSLLEKKSPKKKAAAKKKPAAKKKTTAKKK; via the coding sequence ATGGCAAAGAATTTAGTGATAGTTGAGTCCCCTGCAAAAGCAAAAACCATTGAAAAATTTCTAGGGAAAGATTTTAAGGTTTCCTCCAGTTTTGGGCACATTGCAGACCTTCCGTCCAAGGAATTGGGCGTGGATGTAGCTGGAGATTTCACACCTAAATATATAGTAAGCAGCGACAAGAAAAAGTTGGTAGCAGAATTGAAGGCGCTTTCCAAAACTGCTGAAATGGTTTGGTTGGCGAGTGATGAGGATCGAGAAGGTGAAGCAATTGCGTGGCATTTGGCCGAAGAATTAAAGCTAGACAAAAACAAAACTAAACGTATTGTTTTTCACGAAATAACGAAAACAGCTATTTTAAAAGCCATTGAAAACCCACGCCAAATAGATTATAATTTGGTAAACGCCCAACAAGCAAGACGTGTTTTGGACCGTCTGGTTGGTTATGAACTTTCGCCAGTGCTTTGGAAAAAAGTGAAAGGCGGACTCTCCGCAGGCCGTGTTCAATCTGTCGCCGTTCGATTGATTGTAGAGCGCGAGCGTGAGATTGAAGGATTTACAGCAGTTGGTTCCTATAGAATTGATGCAGAATTCACAACTTTAGAAGGAAGTAAATTCAAGGCGAAACTTCCAAAGAATTTTGATACAGAAGAAGAAGCACGCGAGTTTCTTCGGAAGAATTTGGGAGCCAATTATAAAATTTCGGATTTAACTAAAAAACCTGCTAGCAAATCGCCTGCAGCTCCCTTTACTACTTCAACCATACAACAGGAAGCCGCAAGAAAATTATATTTTTCAGTAGGAAAGACGATGACAATTGCGCAGCGTCTTTATGAAGCTGGACTTATAACCTATATGCGTACCGATAGTGTAAATCTTAGTAACGACGCAAAAAACGCAGCGCAGAAAGAAATTACTTCTTCCTACGGAAAGGAATATAGCAAACCCCGCGATTATAAAAGTAAAAGCAAAGGAGCACAAGAAGCTCACGAGGCAATTCGACCTACAGATATGTCTTTGCACAACATTACTGGCGACCACGACCAAGCACGTTTATACGATTTAATTTGGAAACGAACATTGGCTTCGCAAATGAGCGATGCGCAATTAGAGCGCACCAACGTTAAGATTGATGTGCTTTCAAAGGAAAAAGTTTCAGAACATTTCAGTGCAAATGGTGAAATGATAAAATTTGACGGTTTCTTAAAAGTGTATTTGGAAGGAACCGATTTTGAAGAAGAAGAGCAAGAAGGAATGTTGCCGAATATGAAAAACGGCGAAACGCTTGAAAATAATTATATCACCGCGACGGAAAGATTTACGCGACCGCCGTATCGTTTTACGGAAGCTTCATTAGTAAAGCAGCTGGAAGAACTTGGCATTGGCCGACCTTCAACGTATGCGCCGACAATTTCAACAATCATCAGTAGAAATTATGTTGAAAAAGGAACTGTGGAAGGTGTGGAGCGAAAATATCTTCAACTAACGCTTCAAAAAGAAAACATAAAGGACAAAAATTTAACCGAAACTGTTGGTTCGGATAAAGGGAAATTGGTGCCCACAGATATTGGATTGATTGTAAATGACTTTTTAGTTGAGCATTTTCAGGATATTATGGATTACAATTTTACTGCAAAAGTAGAGCAGGATTTTGATGATATAGCCGAAGGAAAAGAAGAGTGGACCAAAATGATGAAAGATTTCTACGGAAAATTTCATCCGCAAGTTGAGCATGTAGAGGAAACTGCAGACAGGGAAAGTGGCGAACGAATTCTTGGTGAAGATCCAGAAACTGGAAGAACGGTTTTGGTCCGTCTCGGAAAATACGGTCCAATGGCACAAATTGGTGCCCCGGATGATGATGAGAAAAAATTTGCCAGCCTTCGCCCAGACCAACAATTACATTTGGTTACGTTTGAAGAAGTAATGGATCTTTTCAAACTTCCTAAGACTTTAGGTATTTATGATGGCGAAGAAGTGGAAGTGAACAATGGCCGTTTTGGACCTTATGTAAGATTGGATAAAACTTTTATTTCATTGCCAAAAGGAATGGATCCGCTGGATGTTGATATGGCTTTCGCAAAAGAGCTTATTGAAGAAAAGAAAAAAGCAGACGCTCCTATATATATGTATGAAGATCTGCCCGTTCAAAAAGGAGTTGGGCGTTTTGGACCGTTCATAAAATGGAATAGTATGTTCATAAACGTGAACAAAAAGTATGATTTCGATAATCTTTCCAACGAAGATATAGAACAACTTATTGAAGATAAAAAGCAAAAAGAAATTGATAAGCTTATCCAAGAGTGGCCAGAGGAAAAAATTCGCATTGAGAAAGCGCGTTGGGGTCGTTTTAACCTTATAAAAGGAAAAACGAAGGTAGAGTTGCCAAAAGGTACTGAAGCTGATAAGATTACTTTAGAAGAAGCAAAAAGCTTATTAGAAAAGAAAAGCCCAAAGAAGAAAGCAGCTGCCAAAAAGAAACCAGCAGCTAAGAAGAAAACTACAGCGAAGAAAAAATAA
- the miaB gene encoding tRNA (N6-isopentenyl adenosine(37)-C2)-methylthiotransferase MiaB, whose amino-acid sequence MEKIIVENTQGNTLTLEARTENSKKLYIESYGCAMNFSDSEIVASILADQGYNTTNLLEEADLVLVNTCSIRDKAEQTIRKRLEKYNAVKRINPKMKVGVLGCMAERLKEKFLEEEKIVDLVVGPDAYKDIPNLLKEVEEGRDAVNVILSKEETYGDISPVRLGGNGITAYVSITRGCDNMCTFCVVPFTRGRERSRDPQSILHEIDDLAEKNYKEITLLGQNVDSYLWFGGGLKKDFKNASEMQQATATDFAQLLDMAATAHPEMRIRFSTNNPQDMHEEVLHIVAKHKNICNHIHLPVQSGSTRILKEMNRQHTREQYMKLIDRIKEIIPDCSISQDMIIGFPTETEEDHQDTMSLMEYVKYSFGYMYKYSERPGTMAARKLEDDVPEETKSRRLTEIVDLQQRNSAIRTASFLGKTVTVLIEKESKKNKDEWSGRTEHNNTAVFPKKNFKAGDFVKVRVTNCTTATLIGEAIGFSETN is encoded by the coding sequence ATGGAAAAGATAATAGTCGAAAACACTCAAGGCAACACGCTTACTCTAGAAGCGCGTACCGAAAATTCAAAAAAACTTTATATAGAAAGCTACGGCTGCGCTATGAATTTTAGCGACAGCGAAATAGTGGCTTCCATCCTTGCAGATCAAGGTTACAACACTACAAATTTATTGGAAGAAGCAGATTTGGTTTTGGTGAACACTTGCTCCATTCGCGACAAAGCAGAACAAACAATCCGCAAACGTTTAGAAAAATACAACGCCGTAAAACGAATCAATCCAAAGATGAAAGTGGGTGTTCTTGGTTGTATGGCTGAAAGATTAAAGGAAAAATTTCTTGAAGAAGAAAAAATCGTTGATTTGGTTGTTGGGCCAGATGCCTACAAAGACATTCCGAATTTGCTGAAAGAAGTTGAAGAAGGCCGCGATGCAGTGAACGTAATCCTTTCCAAAGAAGAAACCTATGGAGATATTTCGCCAGTGCGTTTGGGCGGAAATGGCATTACAGCTTATGTGAGCATAACCCGCGGTTGCGACAATATGTGTACTTTCTGTGTGGTTCCTTTTACAAGAGGTCGTGAACGAAGCCGTGATCCACAAAGTATTTTACACGAAATAGATGATCTAGCCGAAAAAAATTACAAAGAAATTACCTTACTCGGTCAAAATGTAGATAGCTATTTATGGTTTGGTGGCGGTTTGAAAAAAGACTTCAAAAACGCTTCGGAAATGCAACAAGCTACTGCCACAGATTTTGCCCAATTGCTTGATATGGCTGCTACGGCGCATCCCGAAATGCGTATTCGTTTTTCAACCAACAACCCGCAGGATATGCACGAAGAAGTGTTGCATATCGTGGCAAAACACAAGAATATTTGCAACCACATTCATCTTCCTGTTCAAAGTGGAAGTACTCGAATTCTGAAAGAAATGAACCGTCAGCACACGCGTGAGCAGTATATGAAGTTGATTGATAGAATTAAAGAAATTATTCCTGACTGCTCCATTTCGCAAGATATGATTATTGGTTTTCCAACAGAAACCGAGGAAGACCACCAAGATACTATGAGCCTAATGGAATATGTGAAATACAGTTTCGGCTATATGTACAAATATTCCGAAAGACCCGGAACAATGGCTGCCAGAAAGCTAGAAGATGATGTGCCGGAAGAAACAAAAAGCAGAAGATTAACAGAGATTGTTGATCTTCAGCAAAGAAACAGTGCCATTCGTACCGCGAGTTTTTTAGGAAAAACGGTAACAGTTTTGATTGAAAAAGAATCGAAAAAAAACAAAGACGAATGGAGTGGAAGAACAGAGCATAACAACACTGCTGTTTTTCCGAAGAAAAATTTTAAAGCTGGAGATTTTGTTAAAGTAAGAGTAACTAATTGTACCACTGCCACACTTATTGGTGAAGCGATAGGTTTTTCTGAAACCAATTAA
- a CDS encoding sigma 54-interacting transcriptional regulator has product MESIQATKQRFGIIGNDQKLNRAVEKAIQVAPTDISVLVTGESGVGKESIPKIIHSLSHRKHGKYIAVNCGAIPEGTIDSELFGHEKGSFTGATATRSGYFEVADGGTIFLDEVGELPLPTQVRLLRVLENGEFLKVGSSATQKTDVRIVAATNVKMVDAIEKGKFREDLYYRLSTVEINLPPLRERQEDIHLLFRKFAADFAQKYKMPTIRLTDQATDLLLKYRWSGNIRQLRNVAEQISVLEQNREISYETLKHYLPDMGSNLPAIVNAKKSESDFGSEREILFKVLFDMKRDVNDLKKLTLELMKTGNAAKVKEENSSLINKIYADENEAEEELASIIEEENNERRNDVEVFSIPENTSESYGSAQESKRKDKYEYAEEIEEEENLSLHQKELELIKKSLEKYSGKRKDAADELGISERTLYRKIKQYDL; this is encoded by the coding sequence ATGGAAAGCATACAAGCAACAAAACAACGATTCGGAATAATAGGCAACGACCAAAAACTAAACCGCGCCGTAGAAAAAGCAATTCAGGTTGCACCAACGGATATTTCGGTATTGGTTACGGGAGAAAGCGGTGTGGGTAAAGAAAGTATTCCAAAAATAATCCATTCCCTTTCCCACAGAAAACACGGAAAATACATAGCCGTAAACTGCGGCGCAATTCCAGAAGGAACAATTGATAGTGAACTTTTTGGTCACGAAAAAGGTTCGTTCACAGGTGCAACCGCAACTAGAAGTGGTTATTTTGAGGTAGCCGACGGCGGCACTATTTTCTTAGATGAAGTTGGCGAGTTGCCATTACCAACTCAAGTCCGATTGCTCCGCGTTTTAGAAAACGGCGAATTTTTAAAAGTAGGTTCTTCCGCAACGCAGAAAACAGACGTTCGCATTGTGGCGGCAACTAACGTAAAAATGGTGGATGCCATTGAAAAAGGAAAATTCCGTGAAGATCTTTATTACAGATTGAGTACGGTGGAAATAAATCTTCCGCCACTACGCGAACGGCAAGAAGACATACATTTACTCTTTCGGAAATTTGCGGCAGATTTTGCGCAGAAATACAAAATGCCAACAATCAGATTGACAGATCAAGCTACAGATTTATTGTTGAAATATCGCTGGAGCGGAAACATACGTCAACTTCGGAATGTTGCGGAACAGATTTCAGTTTTAGAGCAAAATCGGGAGATTTCCTATGAAACGCTAAAGCATTATCTGCCAGATATGGGTAGCAATCTTCCCGCGATTGTAAATGCGAAAAAATCTGAAAGCGATTTCGGAAGTGAGCGGGAAATTCTTTTCAAAGTGCTTTTTGATATGAAACGCGACGTAAACGACCTAAAAAAGCTTACTTTGGAATTGATGAAAACTGGCAACGCCGCAAAAGTTAAAGAAGAAAATTCATCACTCATCAATAAAATATATGCTGATGAAAACGAAGCTGAAGAAGAATTAGCTTCCATAATTGAAGAAGAAAACAACGAGAGACGGAACGATGTTGAAGTTTTCAGCATTCCTGAAAACACTTCAGAGTCCTACGGCTCTGCTCAGGAATCAAAAAGAAAAGATAAATATGAATACGCCGAGGAAATAGAAGAAGAAGAAAATCTTTCCCTTCATCAAAAAGAATTGGAACTCATTAAAAAATCGCTCGAAAAATACAGCGGAAAACGAAAAGACGCCGCAGACGAATTAGGAATTTCTGAAAGAACATTATACAGGAAAATAAAACAATACGACCTGTAG
- a CDS encoding LptE family protein, with product MPKIFTVLILICSAILMQGCGPYSFTGADINYNTTKTVQVNYFQNIAPRVEPGLSRDFTQKLQDLLLNQTSLDLVTSNGDLVYEGEITQFYEAPITATSNSTAAQTRLTIAVTVRFFNTKEPLKDFEQSFSFYFDFSGTSLLVGSKLDAAVDVIFERLTQDVFNKSLANW from the coding sequence ATGCCAAAAATATTTACAGTTTTAATTTTAATATGTTCCGCAATTTTAATGCAAGGTTGTGGCCCTTATTCATTTACTGGCGCCGATATAAATTACAACACAACCAAGACGGTGCAAGTAAATTATTTTCAGAATATTGCCCCACGAGTAGAACCTGGCCTTTCGAGAGATTTTACCCAAAAACTACAGGATTTGTTGCTAAATCAAACCAGTTTGGATTTGGTAACCAGCAATGGCGATTTAGTTTATGAAGGAGAAATAACCCAATTTTATGAGGCACCAATTACCGCAACATCAAACAGTACGGCTGCCCAAACTAGGTTAACCATCGCCGTAACCGTCCGATTTTTTAACACCAAAGAACCTTTAAAAGATTTTGAGCAATCCTTTAGTTTTTATTTTGATTTTTCAGGAACTTCGCTATTAGTGGGTTCCAAACTAGATGCTGCCGTTGATGTAATTTTTGAACGATTAACACAAGATGTTTTCAATAAATCTCTTGCAAATTGGTAG
- the secG gene encoding preprotein translocase subunit SecG, with translation MSTFTIFLILIMIVAFLLVIVIMVQNPKGGGLSSSFGGGGGAQIGGVQKTSDFLDKSTWTLATIMLALILFSNVFIMGGRSMESKTFDESAVPAVPTTQTPAPVAPDSTN, from the coding sequence ATGAGTACGTTTACAATCTTCTTAATTTTGATAATGATAGTGGCCTTTTTATTGGTCATAGTTATAATGGTACAAAACCCTAAAGGTGGCGGACTTTCTTCGTCTTTTGGCGGTGGCGGTGGCGCACAGATTGGTGGTGTTCAAAAAACGAGTGACTTTTTAGATAAAAGTACTTGGACGCTTGCAACGATTATGTTGGCACTTATTTTATTTTCCAACGTTTTCATTATGGGCGGTCGTAGTATGGAATCCAAAACTTTTGATGAAAGTGCAGTTCCTGCAGTACCAACTACTCAAACTCCAGCACCAGTTGCACCTGATTCTACAAACTAA
- a CDS encoding co-chaperone GroES: protein MALKIQPLADRVLVQPQEAETKTASGLYIPDSAKEKPQQGKVVAVGKGKEDHKMTVKVGDTVLYGKYAGSELKFDGKDYMIMREEDILAII, encoded by the coding sequence ATGGCATTAAAAATTCAACCACTTGCAGATCGCGTTTTGGTTCAGCCGCAAGAAGCTGAAACTAAGACCGCATCTGGTCTTTACATTCCAGATTCCGCAAAAGAGAAACCACAGCAAGGCAAAGTAGTAGCCGTTGGTAAAGGAAAAGAAGACCACAAAATGACCGTGAAAGTAGGCGATACCGTTCTTTACGGAAAATACGCTGGCAGCGAGTTAAAGTTTGATGGCAAAGATTACATGATTATGCGCGAAGAAGATATCCTCGCCATTATCTAA